A single region of the Bdellovibrio bacteriovorus genome encodes:
- a CDS encoding SDR family oxidoreductase — MENGFNLRERTALIVGPFTTTVQSLMMGLTQMGSDCVLLDFDNAGSQRFCNQINDAREINPKFGRALSIKSPMKTPEDIKDAVGTAAQSFGSVDLFIDAQVYNKPNRFKIGDPLTHLDDEVLHGFKSSVMLTHAVLNFLKNRKRGRILYLLNESYPDPVMAGARGALVPFAQTLAKQVSEFNITVNCLKLGLTEEFILAQHPEAKSIKEAVEKLKEKEPHLKITEPDKITNTITYLVSQYGAAVNGQVISLT, encoded by the coding sequence ATGGAAAACGGATTTAATCTGCGCGAAAGAACGGCCCTGATCGTCGGGCCTTTCACCACCACGGTGCAAAGTTTGATGATGGGTCTGACGCAAATGGGTTCGGACTGTGTGCTGCTTGATTTTGACAATGCCGGAAGCCAACGCTTTTGCAATCAAATCAATGACGCTCGCGAAATCAACCCAAAGTTTGGTCGCGCTTTAAGTATTAAATCCCCGATGAAAACGCCTGAAGATATCAAAGATGCAGTCGGTACGGCCGCTCAATCTTTTGGTTCCGTAGATCTTTTCATTGACGCTCAAGTTTATAATAAACCCAACCGCTTTAAGATCGGCGATCCGCTGACTCACTTAGATGATGAAGTGCTGCATGGTTTTAAAAGTTCGGTGATGTTGACCCATGCAGTTTTGAATTTTTTAAAGAATCGCAAACGCGGTCGTATTTTATATCTTCTCAATGAATCCTATCCTGATCCAGTCATGGCAGGGGCTCGTGGAGCTTTGGTTCCTTTTGCTCAGACTTTGGCAAAACAGGTTTCCGAATTCAATATCACTGTGAACTGCTTGAAGCTGGGTTTGACGGAAGAATTTATTTTGGCTCAACATCCTGAAGCTAAATCCATCAAAGAAGCAGTTGAAAAGCTGAAAGAAAAAGAGCCGCATCTTAAAATCACAGAGCCTGATAAGATCACCAACACGATCACATACTTGGTCAGTCAGTACGGGGCCGCGGTGAACGGTCAAGTGATCTCTTTGACTTAA
- a CDS encoding RCC1 domain-containing protein translates to MNFSVRFFLLVLILISQIGCTIEARFEELAKTILTPSVVRKLPDNTSVALKTLALPFEAEPRPSLVIKAPPAGNAIVVYSDESCATPVASSLSNTVASGTDWVEIEMPVQSVNVPHEYFIPHNSGCEKVAEHTYKKVVDIHVGNGAQGLIFSDRSMIMYGQTGWGAQANHLTTPLTGVTTTARTNQSTASVQSDGTVYIWGKDDGGDYFSETAMPFKVSDVHGSSGMYFFLTEDKRIFQVEYIDDIATPNEPLDTSLTYEKMFASEGEVCGLTAAGSVSCSIGEPSSGNSNIEKVIFNKSTWAIAAAAVKSDGSVEAWGDPSYGGDASAVSPAPAGVTEIYATEGAFAAWDSVNQKVYTWGHSAYGGDPGVQAANITSGVRKVAASEGAFAALKTDGSLVLWGAASDGKDPGALSSELYDLVDVKALTTYIIALRDDGDAFVWGDNDTPQTFHDVIDIHLAQESAVFRHSDGSLSHFSNGYVTPVRNILGTPWTSVLSNSNYHTFFALTAQGEFSTAGNSEWGDDYSEDIWIGREDAKIIHPNWQTKVTLLKDGTVQCSGDAVAGGDCSAIQSQLTSVTDIAFLGDGVNAVAVALKSDGTALLWGDPGLDTSSFQAQLVNIKKIETTPSFFVIIKNDNSVLLVGGTDHTVAPISNYDSNSQAIAFLLADKTVQTYGSASHGGDSSLVTAQLVNVKKVVASSSAFAALKEDGTVVCWGDSTNDGGDCSSLGLSNIRDIFATKGQWAGAFAALSDSGQVTSWGHSAFGGDQGTAATNLTSGVTQIYPNGSAFLAVKGSTVVVWGDVNAGAYWQDSEGWITSIKEVHTINRGFFIVTNDGDGIVFGSNRIQPRRIPKVKNVFSTTSIFYVLTTDTVAGQAQDRLTSYGEFARLLPQQIQYMLPGSTLKVIDDRLALLYADGSGRKF, encoded by the coding sequence ATGAACTTTTCTGTACGTTTTTTCCTTCTTGTTTTGATACTCATATCCCAAATCGGATGTACTATTGAGGCGAGGTTTGAGGAGTTAGCAAAGACCATCCTCACTCCTTCTGTCGTCCGCAAGCTGCCAGACAATACAAGTGTCGCACTCAAAACGCTGGCTTTGCCTTTTGAAGCGGAACCGCGCCCCAGTTTAGTCATCAAGGCTCCGCCGGCGGGAAACGCCATCGTCGTATATTCCGATGAGTCCTGCGCCACGCCGGTTGCCAGTTCCCTGTCAAACACCGTCGCAAGTGGTACTGATTGGGTTGAAATAGAAATGCCTGTTCAATCCGTCAACGTGCCACACGAGTACTTCATTCCTCACAACAGCGGTTGCGAAAAAGTGGCAGAACATACCTATAAAAAAGTTGTCGATATCCACGTCGGAAATGGCGCTCAAGGACTGATATTTTCAGATCGCAGTATGATCATGTATGGTCAAACTGGCTGGGGAGCGCAGGCCAATCACCTGACAACTCCTCTGACGGGCGTGACCACCACAGCGCGCACCAATCAAAGCACTGCATCCGTTCAAAGTGACGGGACTGTTTACATCTGGGGCAAAGACGACGGCGGAGATTATTTTAGTGAAACAGCGATGCCTTTTAAAGTCTCAGACGTGCATGGCAGCAGCGGCATGTATTTCTTTTTGACCGAAGATAAACGCATTTTTCAGGTCGAGTATATCGACGATATCGCTACGCCGAACGAACCTTTAGATACCAGTCTGACCTATGAAAAGATGTTCGCGTCGGAAGGCGAAGTGTGTGGACTTACCGCGGCAGGCTCGGTCAGTTGTAGTATCGGCGAACCTTCTTCAGGGAATAGCAATATTGAAAAAGTCATCTTCAACAAATCCACTTGGGCGATTGCCGCGGCCGCCGTCAAATCAGATGGAAGTGTCGAAGCATGGGGGGACCCTAGTTATGGCGGAGACGCGTCGGCTGTTTCACCCGCGCCCGCCGGTGTAACAGAAATCTATGCGACGGAAGGCGCTTTTGCCGCATGGGATTCAGTAAATCAAAAAGTCTATACTTGGGGACATTCCGCTTATGGAGGAGATCCGGGAGTGCAGGCCGCAAATATCACAAGTGGCGTGCGAAAAGTGGCCGCCTCAGAAGGAGCCTTTGCCGCATTAAAAACAGATGGCTCTTTGGTTCTTTGGGGAGCCGCTTCAGACGGAAAAGACCCAGGTGCCCTTAGCTCTGAGCTTTACGATCTCGTCGATGTCAAAGCCCTCACGACATATATCATTGCACTCAGAGATGATGGCGATGCCTTTGTCTGGGGAGACAACGACACTCCACAAACCTTCCATGACGTTATCGATATTCATCTTGCTCAAGAATCTGCGGTATTCAGACACTCTGACGGATCTTTGTCGCATTTTTCTAACGGCTATGTCACGCCGGTCAGAAATATTTTAGGCACACCTTGGACGAGTGTCCTTTCTAATTCGAATTATCATACTTTCTTTGCCTTGACTGCGCAGGGCGAGTTTTCAACAGCGGGAAATTCAGAATGGGGCGATGACTATTCCGAAGACATCTGGATTGGCCGTGAAGATGCCAAAATCATTCACCCCAATTGGCAAACTAAAGTCACTCTTCTTAAAGATGGAACCGTCCAATGCTCAGGGGATGCGGTCGCGGGCGGAGATTGCAGTGCCATTCAATCCCAACTCACTTCAGTGACTGACATTGCCTTTTTAGGTGACGGCGTTAACGCGGTGGCCGTCGCATTGAAGTCTGACGGCACAGCTCTTTTATGGGGCGATCCCGGCTTAGACACTTCTTCTTTTCAAGCCCAACTTGTAAATATAAAGAAAATTGAAACCACTCCGAGCTTCTTTGTAATTATTAAAAATGATAATTCGGTCCTTCTCGTCGGTGGTACGGATCACACGGTGGCTCCGATTTCTAACTACGACTCTAACTCTCAAGCGATTGCGTTTCTTTTAGCAGACAAAACAGTTCAGACCTACGGAAGCGCCTCGCATGGAGGAGATTCCAGCTTGGTGACGGCGCAGTTGGTGAACGTAAAAAAAGTTGTCGCTTCGTCCAGCGCCTTTGCGGCCTTGAAGGAAGATGGCACTGTCGTATGTTGGGGTGATTCCACAAACGATGGTGGCGATTGCTCTTCTTTGGGTCTTAGTAACATCCGCGATATTTTTGCAACAAAAGGTCAGTGGGCCGGTGCTTTCGCCGCGCTATCGGATTCAGGTCAAGTCACCTCGTGGGGCCATTCAGCCTTTGGTGGCGATCAAGGTACGGCGGCGACAAATCTCACCTCGGGCGTCACGCAAATCTATCCTAACGGGTCTGCATTTCTGGCAGTCAAAGGATCAACCGTTGTTGTTTGGGGCGATGTCAACGCCGGTGCATATTGGCAAGATAGCGAAGGCTGGATTACGTCCATCAAAGAAGTTCATACAATCAATCGCGGTTTCTTTATTGTCACCAACGACGGGGACGGAATTGTTTTCGGTTCAAATCGGATTCAGCCTCGCAGAATTCCGAAAGTGAAAAACGTATTTTCTACGACATCGATCTTTTATGTATTGACCACGGACACCGTGGCGGGACAGGCACAAGACCGTCTAACCAGTTACGGTGAATTCGCCCGTCTTTTGCCGCAGCAAATTCAGTATATGCTTCCCGGAAGCACGTTGAAGGTGATCGACGACAGACTGGCTCTGCTTTATGCCGATGGGAGTGGTCGCAAATTTTAG
- a CDS encoding substrate-binding periplasmic protein, with the protein MRTFFLLICILEIVSVANATSKKEEIHLVTFEAPPYLGEKLPEHGAGVYALREIIKKTNFTLKVTFVPPLRAKQIVNKDGYAGFFPVSLANLPSGFKMSRVFYRTPWMIAERKSSPILWEKTVDLIPYKIGNVAGYDLYKDQQELVNKKKLHVESASNDEANLLKLANKRVDLIFIEAAMFEFLMKTSPRLKPFQKDLQLNPRIVNLDEYGIAFKDNKQAQEQMAAFNKAITEEHFTRLISEYFKKHPALNP; encoded by the coding sequence ATGCGAACATTTTTTTTGCTGATCTGTATTCTTGAGATTGTTTCAGTCGCAAACGCTACTTCTAAGAAGGAAGAGATTCATTTAGTAACGTTTGAAGCTCCCCCGTATCTCGGCGAAAAACTTCCTGAACACGGTGCCGGCGTCTACGCTCTAAGGGAAATTATTAAAAAAACGAACTTCACCCTGAAGGTCACCTTTGTTCCGCCATTAAGAGCCAAACAAATAGTTAATAAGGACGGTTACGCAGGTTTCTTTCCCGTGTCCTTAGCAAATCTGCCCAGCGGATTTAAGATGTCGCGTGTGTTTTATCGAACGCCATGGATGATAGCTGAACGAAAGTCCAGTCCGATCCTATGGGAGAAAACTGTCGACCTTATTCCTTATAAAATCGGAAACGTTGCTGGGTATGATTTATATAAAGACCAACAGGAACTCGTTAATAAAAAGAAACTCCATGTAGAGTCGGCCTCAAATGATGAAGCCAACCTTCTTAAGCTCGCCAACAAACGCGTCGATCTTATCTTTATTGAAGCCGCGATGTTCGAGTTCCTGATGAAAACCAGTCCTCGCCTGAAACCCTTTCAGAAGGATCTGCAACTCAATCCCCGCATCGTCAACTTGGACGAATACGGAATTGCGTTTAAGGACAACAAGCAAGCTCAAGAGCAGATGGCGGCCTTTAATAAGGCGATCACGGAAGAGCACTTCACCCGACTTATCAGTGAATATTTTAAGAAGCATCCCGCCTTAAACCCTTAG
- a CDS encoding acetyl-CoA C-acetyltransferase, which produces MEKIVFISGKRTPFGGFGGSLKDVSATDLGVAAAKATLEQAGLSPEKIDHVVFGNVVQSGADAAYLPRHIGLKTGVPVHVGAFAVNRLCGSGFQSWVNAMQMIQCGEATAVLAGGVEQMSLIPYVARKVRFDGMRMGNFELEDLMTSALTDAYAKMPMAITAENLGEKYGITREQSDKYSIQSQQRYKAALDKGYFAQEICPVSVESRKGTVVVDKDEHPKPESTLEKVSTLKSLFKKDGLVTAASASGIVDGAACSLLMSESKAKELGMKPMARIVSYASVGCDPTIMGIGPAAAARLALQKAGMTLDQMDLVEVNEAFAAQYLAVEKELKLDPAKTNVNGGAIAVGHPLGASGTRIMNHLVYELHRRNAKYALGSACIGGGQGIAIIIERI; this is translated from the coding sequence ATGGAAAAAATCGTATTTATCTCTGGAAAAAGAACTCCTTTTGGTGGGTTTGGTGGCTCTCTGAAGGATGTATCGGCAACTGATTTGGGTGTGGCTGCTGCCAAAGCGACACTTGAGCAAGCGGGATTATCACCTGAAAAAATTGATCACGTTGTTTTTGGTAACGTGGTTCAGTCTGGTGCAGACGCGGCCTATCTTCCTCGTCACATTGGTCTTAAAACCGGTGTCCCTGTGCATGTGGGTGCTTTTGCAGTCAATCGACTTTGTGGCAGTGGATTTCAGTCGTGGGTGAACGCCATGCAAATGATCCAGTGTGGGGAAGCAACTGCGGTCCTGGCTGGTGGTGTAGAGCAAATGTCTTTAATTCCTTATGTTGCTCGCAAAGTTCGCTTTGATGGAATGCGCATGGGGAACTTCGAACTTGAAGATCTTATGACGTCAGCATTAACTGACGCTTACGCGAAAATGCCGATGGCGATCACGGCGGAAAATTTGGGAGAGAAGTACGGCATCACGCGCGAGCAGTCTGACAAGTACTCGATCCAATCTCAACAGCGCTATAAAGCAGCCTTAGATAAAGGTTATTTTGCGCAAGAAATTTGTCCAGTTTCGGTGGAAAGTCGTAAAGGCACAGTGGTCGTCGATAAAGATGAACATCCAAAACCTGAATCCACTTTAGAAAAAGTCTCTACCTTGAAATCTCTTTTCAAAAAAGACGGATTGGTCACGGCGGCTTCTGCTTCAGGAATCGTTGATGGTGCGGCTTGCTCTTTATTGATGAGTGAATCAAAAGCCAAAGAATTGGGAATGAAACCCATGGCTCGCATCGTGAGCTATGCATCGGTGGGATGTGATCCTACGATCATGGGGATCGGACCGGCTGCGGCCGCAAGACTGGCTTTGCAAAAGGCGGGAATGACTTTAGATCAAATGGATCTTGTCGAAGTGAATGAAGCTTTTGCAGCTCAGTATTTAGCCGTAGAAAAAGAGTTAAAACTGGATCCGGCAAAAACCAACGTCAATGGTGGCGCGATTGCCGTAGGACATCCCTTGGGAGCTTCGGGAACTCGTATCATGAATCACTTGGTTTATGAACTTCACCGTCGTAATGCCAAGTACGCATTGGGTTCAGCTTGTATCGGTGGCGGTCAAGGTATTGCCATCATCATCGAACGTATTTAG
- a CDS encoding flagellin translates to MGLRINTNTASLNAQRVLWGTKIGLDKSMEKLASGFRINRAGDDAAGLAISENLRAQVRGLKQASRNAQDGISLVQVAEGSMNEISSILIRLRELAVQAASDTIGPVERQFLNVEYDQLVSEIDRISEGTEFNGTQLLAGVGSILDFQVGTRNNPEIDRISFDASKADANSAALGVNLTSVADKASAQNALSAIDTAIVSVSAMRADFGAIQNRLQSTVSNIQVSVENMSAANSRIRDVDVAEETSEMTRNNILLQAGTSVLAQANQQANVALGLLNKSFS, encoded by the coding sequence ATGGGGTTACGTATTAACACGAACACTGCTTCGTTAAATGCACAGAGAGTTCTGTGGGGAACGAAGATTGGTCTTGATAAGAGCATGGAAAAGCTTGCATCAGGATTCAGAATTAACCGCGCCGGTGACGATGCCGCTGGTCTAGCGATCTCTGAGAACTTAAGAGCTCAGGTTCGCGGTTTAAAACAAGCATCACGAAATGCTCAAGATGGTATCTCTCTAGTCCAGGTGGCAGAGGGTTCAATGAATGAGATCTCTTCGATCTTGATTCGTTTGAGAGAGTTGGCTGTACAAGCCGCTTCTGATACTATCGGACCTGTAGAAAGACAATTCCTGAATGTGGAATACGATCAGTTGGTCTCTGAGATCGACCGTATCTCTGAAGGTACAGAGTTCAACGGAACTCAGTTGTTAGCAGGTGTGGGCTCCATCTTGGACTTCCAAGTTGGTACTAGAAATAATCCTGAAATCGACCGTATCTCTTTCGATGCTTCTAAAGCCGATGCAAACTCTGCCGCTTTGGGAGTGAACCTGACATCAGTAGCCGATAAAGCTTCCGCACAGAATGCTTTGTCAGCGATTGATACAGCGATCGTGAGTGTCTCTGCGATGCGCGCAGACTTCGGTGCGATCCAAAATCGTCTGCAATCAACTGTTTCGAATATCCAAGTTTCAGTTGAGAACATGTCAGCCGCTAACTCTCGTATCAGAGATGTGGATGTAGCTGAAGAGACATCTGAAATGACTAGAAATAATATCTTGTTGCAAGCAGGTACTAGCGTACTAGCACAAGCGAACCAACAAGCTAACGTAGCACTTGGACTCTTGAACAAGTCGTTCTCTTAA
- a CDS encoding Stp1/IreP family PP2C-type Ser/Thr phosphatase, whose translation MKFDSWYLTDKGLRRDSNQDSCLINRELGLFIVADGMGGHSGGEVASSMAVETVEEIMLQPDAHKKSPRELILNCYEEASKRIFDKAANERPELAGMGTTMVMAYIRGKHLYVGNVGDSRCYLFKRPYLWQITEDHSLLNEQLRAGVMSEEQVRQFVGRNVITRSVGYERDAYPDIIEREIFPGEIFLMCSDGLSGLVEDGRISEILNQNTPDKAVKACVEQALANGGDDNVTVMLLHFHE comes from the coding sequence ATGAAATTTGACTCGTGGTATCTGACAGATAAAGGGCTTCGTCGTGATTCGAATCAAGACTCCTGTCTCATCAATAGGGAGCTTGGTCTCTTTATCGTGGCAGATGGTATGGGCGGACATTCCGGCGGAGAAGTGGCTTCCAGTATGGCTGTGGAGACGGTGGAAGAAATCATGCTTCAACCGGATGCGCATAAAAAATCTCCGCGTGAATTGATTTTGAATTGCTACGAAGAAGCTTCCAAAAGAATTTTCGATAAAGCCGCCAACGAACGTCCCGAGCTTGCAGGCATGGGAACGACAATGGTGATGGCTTATATTCGCGGTAAGCATCTTTATGTTGGTAACGTCGGTGATTCGCGCTGTTATCTTTTTAAACGTCCTTATTTGTGGCAAATCACGGAAGATCATTCACTTTTGAATGAACAATTGCGCGCTGGCGTGATGAGTGAAGAGCAAGTGCGCCAATTTGTGGGACGAAATGTCATTACTCGCAGCGTAGGCTACGAGCGCGATGCTTACCCCGACATCATCGAGAGAGAGATTTTCCCTGGAGAAATTTTCTTAATGTGTTCGGATGGTCTTTCGGGTCTTGTTGAAGACGGCAGAATATCTGAAATTTTGAATCAAAATACACCTGACAAAGCAGTCAAAGCTTGTGTAGAACAAGCACTTGCAAATGGTGGCGATGATAACGTGACAGTGATGCTGTTGCATTTCCACGAATAG
- a CDS encoding cell envelope integrity protein TolA, whose protein sequence is MMKSPSFRMYVLLSLVFHVLVLGTFLVVESLTPETKKTETVDINFLSPEDLQKMQQVEAALKKQALSRNQIVEQSETSANEEVPENARFLSAKNQKVEKQTQAANRGEFQNLKKAAPQKTGPKGDGKQKNLAKSEESKKQIAKDLFKTFDANEALERQKLADKESGLGEGRGTGEQNTGTGAETSQTNDYLKDVNVGLETVLNTREFKYYSYYNRIRKQLAQHWEGRVRDKLSKMFKEGRAPAATNQDRITKLMIVLNDKGTLVRVQVLSDSGVRDLDDAAIEAFRAAAPFPNPPKGIVEGDGTVKIRWDFVLET, encoded by the coding sequence ATGATGAAATCACCGTCTTTCAGAATGTATGTTTTGCTATCACTGGTATTCCACGTTTTGGTTCTTGGGACCTTCCTTGTTGTGGAAAGCCTGACGCCTGAAACGAAGAAAACAGAGACCGTAGACATTAACTTTCTGAGCCCGGAAGATCTTCAAAAAATGCAGCAAGTAGAAGCCGCTTTGAAAAAGCAGGCCCTGTCACGCAATCAGATTGTCGAGCAATCTGAGACCTCCGCGAACGAAGAAGTCCCCGAAAATGCCCGTTTCCTGAGCGCTAAAAACCAAAAAGTAGAAAAGCAAACTCAAGCCGCGAACCGTGGTGAGTTCCAAAATTTGAAGAAGGCGGCTCCGCAAAAAACTGGACCTAAAGGCGACGGCAAACAAAAGAATTTAGCGAAATCAGAAGAATCAAAAAAGCAGATCGCGAAAGATTTATTTAAAACTTTTGATGCGAATGAAGCCTTGGAAAGACAAAAACTCGCGGATAAAGAATCAGGTCTGGGCGAAGGTCGTGGCACTGGCGAACAGAACACGGGAACAGGCGCTGAAACAAGTCAGACGAACGATTATCTGAAAGACGTCAACGTCGGTTTAGAAACTGTTTTGAATACACGTGAGTTTAAATATTACTCGTACTACAACCGCATTCGTAAGCAGCTTGCCCAACATTGGGAAGGCCGTGTTCGCGACAAACTTTCAAAAATGTTTAAAGAGGGCCGCGCTCCCGCAGCCACAAATCAAGATCGCATCACCAAGCTGATGATCGTATTGAATGACAAAGGCACCTTGGTGCGTGTTCAAGTTCTTAGTGATTCCGGCGTTCGCGATCTGGATGACGCCGCGATTGAAGCGTTTCGTGCGGCGGCTCCCTTTCCAAATCCGCCAAAGGGTATTGTTGAAGGTGATGGCACCGTTAAAATCCGTTGGGATTTCGTTCTAGAGACATAA
- a CDS encoding HD domain-containing protein, whose protein sequence is MEIRDPVHGSIYYSDQEVAVLDTAEYQRLRAIKQLGYAEFSFPGATHNRYIHSVGVGHLAGETFDAIFRVYPFTKPSVKTRFRQVLRLAALLHDVGHGPLSHTTEQVMPHLSELDIKLYKEQEQYGEEAHTVMNHNRRANHEDYTIKYVTDSKIADTIRQQFPEIAPIHVACLIDKALHCPDDFFVDGGVDFRPILSQLVSSELDVDRMDYLERDSYFCGTNYGKIDLSWIMQNMTFYRRENKMYLALNRRALYSFDDFLISRHHMHLMVYCHHKSIIYEEMLNRYLTSPDCTFVLPGDINEYTRYNDYRLHEHLISVSNPWAQRIAQRKPFKVLIEQHNTSESEKPEMIKKALEAEGLEVIRTSSKARLSKYHTASPEERALQIYVVDQYDRWAKTAPINQTTEIFQRYEGARIIDRIYVAPEQIQKADSILKGLKLS, encoded by the coding sequence ATGGAGATTCGCGATCCCGTCCACGGTTCGATTTACTACTCTGATCAAGAGGTCGCAGTTCTCGACACCGCGGAATACCAACGTCTTCGCGCGATCAAACAACTGGGTTATGCCGAGTTCAGTTTTCCTGGAGCAACTCACAATCGCTACATCCACTCTGTCGGAGTCGGCCACTTAGCCGGAGAAACTTTCGATGCGATTTTCCGCGTTTATCCATTTACAAAGCCTTCAGTAAAAACTCGTTTTCGCCAGGTTTTAAGATTGGCAGCCCTTCTTCACGATGTGGGTCATGGCCCGTTGTCGCACACAACGGAACAAGTCATGCCTCATCTTTCAGAGCTGGATATCAAACTCTACAAAGAACAAGAACAGTACGGTGAAGAAGCTCACACGGTGATGAATCACAATCGTCGCGCGAATCACGAAGACTACACCATCAAGTATGTCACGGATTCAAAGATCGCCGACACCATTCGCCAGCAGTTTCCTGAAATTGCGCCGATTCATGTTGCTTGCTTGATCGATAAGGCCCTTCATTGCCCTGATGATTTCTTCGTGGACGGCGGTGTGGATTTCCGCCCCATCTTAAGTCAGTTGGTGTCGAGCGAGCTGGATGTGGATCGCATGGACTACTTAGAGCGCGATTCTTATTTCTGCGGAACTAACTACGGAAAGATCGATTTATCCTGGATCATGCAAAACATGACGTTCTATCGTCGTGAAAATAAAATGTATTTAGCTTTAAATCGCCGGGCCCTTTATTCGTTCGATGATTTTTTGATTTCTCGTCATCACATGCATTTGATGGTGTACTGCCATCACAAGAGCATTATCTATGAAGAGATGTTGAATCGTTATTTGACGTCACCAGATTGTACGTTCGTTCTTCCGGGCGATATCAATGAATACACTCGTTACAACGATTACCGCTTGCATGAGCATTTGATCAGCGTAAGCAATCCTTGGGCTCAAAGAATCGCGCAAAGAAAGCCGTTTAAGGTTTTAATTGAGCAGCACAATACTTCGGAATCTGAAAAGCCAGAGATGATTAAAAAAGCGCTGGAGGCTGAAGGCCTGGAAGTGATTCGCACAAGCTCTAAAGCTCGTTTGTCTAAATATCACACGGCTTCGCCCGAAGAGCGCGCCCTCCAGATTTACGTGGTTGATCAATACGATCGCTGGGCAAAAACAGCGCCTATCAATCAGACGACAGAAATCTTCCAACGCTATGAAGGTGCGCGTATTATCGACCGCATCTATGTCGCGCCAGAACAGATTCAAAAAGCAGATTCTATTTTAAAAGGACTGAAGCTCTCTTAA
- a CDS encoding M23 family metallopeptidase, translating to MDKKKVTLFIVSNQTGKTRKIVLSAAWLKALSFISGIIIIIFAAGLVDYFGLLLQAMENKRLKAENAQLIKQFQVVESKVSALENSLERVKTFTTKLSLITNVDAEDRITKLTMGPKPSAGQQVEEYEPMEQRQEPEELVEQDQVFANKKPLNDQIGELANENADKDYASLVVRIDKAVKETQLKEQSVIDLWESLSERQSLLNSTPNMKPAKGWITSRFGYRVSPFTGKTALHAGLDIAAAPGSPVYAPADGVVVFASYDESYGKLITIDYGYGVTTRFGHLSQIYVQVGQRVSKWDVVGAVGNTGRSTGPHLHYEVRINGTAVDPINYILDE from the coding sequence TTGGATAAGAAGAAAGTCACGCTGTTTATAGTGAGCAATCAAACGGGGAAAACCCGTAAGATCGTGCTCTCAGCTGCATGGCTGAAGGCCTTATCTTTTATTTCCGGCATCATCATTATCATTTTCGCGGCAGGACTTGTGGATTACTTCGGTTTGCTTTTGCAGGCGATGGAAAACAAGCGTCTTAAAGCCGAAAATGCACAGCTCATTAAGCAGTTCCAAGTAGTTGAAAGTAAAGTCAGCGCTTTGGAAAATTCTTTAGAACGCGTAAAAACTTTCACAACAAAACTAAGCTTGATCACCAACGTCGATGCGGAAGACCGTATCACAAAACTGACCATGGGTCCGAAACCTTCAGCGGGGCAACAAGTTGAAGAGTATGAGCCAATGGAACAGCGTCAAGAGCCGGAAGAGCTGGTTGAGCAGGATCAGGTTTTTGCGAACAAAAAACCGTTGAATGATCAAATCGGTGAACTGGCAAACGAAAATGCGGATAAAGATTACGCGTCTTTGGTTGTGCGCATTGATAAAGCCGTCAAAGAAACTCAGTTGAAAGAACAAAGTGTGATCGATTTGTGGGAAAGCCTGTCGGAAAGACAAAGCTTGTTGAACTCCACACCGAACATGAAGCCTGCTAAAGGCTGGATCACATCGCGCTTCGGCTATCGTGTTTCTCCGTTCACCGGGAAAACGGCTCTGCATGCGGGTCTTGATATCGCGGCGGCTCCGGGATCACCGGTGTATGCTCCGGCTGACGGGGTTGTGGTGTTTGCAAGTTATGATGAATCTTACGGGAAGCTTATCACGATTGACTATGGTTACGGCGTGACAACTCGCTTTGGTCACTTGTCGCAGATTTACGTTCAAGTCGGTCAGCGTGTCAGTAAGTGGGACGTCGTGGGTGCTGTAGGTAATACAGGCCGTTCGACGGGACCGCATCTTCACTATGAAGTGCGCATCAATGGAACCGCCGTAGATCCTATCAACTACATCCTTGACGAGTAG